The genomic window CCGGATCAGCTGCGTGTGGATATTCTTCGTCAGCATTCTCATCTTTCCAACCCAATGGATGAAGGTTTTAACTATGCGGAAGCGTTCAAAAGCCTTGATCTTGAAGCGGTAAAAAAAGACCTGCATGAACTGATGACGGATTCCCAGGACTGGTGGCCTGCTGACTTCGGGCATTACGGTCCGCTGTTTATTCGTATGGCCTGGCACAGTGCAGGAACTTACCGGGTAGGTGACGGAAGGGGAGGAGCCGGAGCAGGACAGCAGCGTTTTGCGCCGCTGAACAGTTGGCCGGATAACGTGAGCCTTGATAAAGCGCGTAGATTACTGTGGCCGATCAAACAGAAATACGGAAAGAAAATTTCATGGGCCGATTTGATGATCCTTACCGGAAATATAGCTTTGGAATCGATGGGCTTTAAAACCTTCGGTTTTGCAGGAGGACGTGAGGATGTCTGGGAACCGGATATGGATGTCTATTGGGGTACTGAAAAAACCTGGCTGGGTGGAGATCTAAGATATTCCCAGGGTTCCGAAGGAGTTGAAGGTCATGGTGTCCTTTCGGCGGATGATGATGCAGACGGGAAAATCCATACCCGGGATCTGGAAAAGCCATTAGCTGCCGTACAGATGGGACTGATCTATGTAAATCCTGAAGGACCGGACGGAAATCCTGATCCTGTAGCTGCTGCCAAAGACATCCGCGATACCTTCGGGAGAATGGCGATGAATGACGAAGAAACCGTTGCTTTGATCGCCGGAGGCCACACTTTCGGTAAAACCCACGGGGCAGGGCCGGCAGATCACGTTGGCAAAGAACCTGAAGCAGCCGGCATCGAAGCGCAGGGATTTGGATGGGACAACAGCTTTAAATCAGGCAAAGGTCCGGATACCATTACCAGCGGATTGGAAGTAACCTGGACGGAGACCCCTACCGAATGGAGCAATTATTTTTTTAAAAACCTTTTCGAAAACGAATGGGAACTTACCAAAAGCCCTGCCGGAGCGCACCAATGGGTGGCTAAAAATGCAGAAGCCATTATTCCTGATGCTTTCGACCCAACAAAAAAACACCAGCCAACGATGCTGACGACGGATCTTTCCCTAAGAATAGATCCTGAATATGAAAAAATTTCCAGACGGTTTTACGAAAATCCTGAAGAGTTTGCCGATGCTTTTGCCAGAGCCTGGTATAAGCTTACCCACAGGGATATGGGACCAAAAGCCCTTTATCTTGGCCCGGATGTTCCTTCAGAAGAACTGATCTGGCAGGACCCGATTCCGGAAGTGGATCACGCCCTGATTAATAATTCGGATATTGAAGCCTTAAAATCTAAAGTCCTGGATTCAGGATTAAGCGTTTCCGAATTGGTTTCTACGGCATGGTCATCAGCTTCTACATTCAGAGGAAGTGATAAAAGAGGAGGGGCTAACGGAGCACGGATCCGCCTGGCTCCTCAGAAAGACTGGGAAGTCAATAATCCGGCTCAGCTGCAGAAAGTGTTGGGCGTCTTAGAAAATATTCAGAGAGAATTCAATGAAGGCCAGACCGGAGGCAAGAAAGTATCACTGGCGGATCTTATCGTTCTTGCGGGAAGCGCAGCGGTCGAAAAAGCGGCAAAAGATGCCGGGCATAATGTGATCGTATCTTTCGTTCCCGGAAGAATGGATGCTTCGCAGGAGCAGACCGATGTAGAATCCATGAAATTCCTTGAGCCCGCAGCAGACGGATTCAGAAATTACCTGAAGAAAAAATTCTCGGTTTCTACGGAATCTTTATTGATTGATAAAGCCCAGCTATTAACCCTTACCGCTCCGGAACTCACGGTGCTGATTGGTGGAATGAGATCGTTAAATGCCAATTTCGACGGATCTTCCCATGGAATCTTTACACAAAATCCTGGTGTCCTGAGTAATGATTTCTTTGTTAATCTTCTGGATATGAGCACCCGATGGAAATCGGCTTCTGCTGATAACGAATTATACGTAGGAACCGACCGGAAAACGGGGGAGAAAAAATGGACGGCCACCCGCGCCGACCTGGTTTTCGGATCGAATTCCGAACTGAGGGCCATTGCCGAAGTTTACGCCAGCGCCGATGCCCAACAAAAATTCATCAATGATTTTGTGGCTGCCTGGGTAAAAGTAATGAACCTGGACCGTTTTGATATAAAGTAATTTTATATATAGTGTTTAAGTGATAAGGCAGCCTTTGGGCTGTCTTTTTTTGTCTCTTATGGTTTCCGTATTTTTTAGAAATTTTTGTAAACTAGTTTTGCGGTCTTATTATTTTAAAATTTGATTATGAAAAAATTAGTTTTGCTCGTTTTAGCAGCATTTACAGTTTATTCCTGTGGAGAAACAGGAAGCGGAGACGATAATGATTCAGAATATTGTAAATACAGTGGGCACCAGCGATGGGCGGTGGGGTAAAGTTTGCTGCCGGCGGCAGAGTTGGAAATCTTTCAAAACTTCCAACAGTTCAAAATAATATTAAGCAAACCATTGACATGTCGCTAATGTCGGAAATGATAAGTACAGCCGTTTTTGAAGGGTCAGCTAGTGGTACACAGATGGGAAGTCGTCAAGGGATAGCGAATTTAACAGAGAATAAAGAAATACAAAGAGGAGCTAATTTTTAGATATGAAGGAACAAATAAAGAGGTTTTGCGAAAGCCTCAAAAGGCAGGAAAAAATAAATTTAATTCGTGATACAAAAGCTATCGGAATAGGCGTAAAAAACTTTAATTTTGTAAATGAAAGCGCTGAGGCTCTGGCAAATGAAAGATTTTAAAAAAGTTGTCAGGGCTGCGAGTTCAACATTCTGGAACCAATCGATGAACTTCGGGTAAAAGATAGAAAAATTTCGGAATTGACTGACAGAACCTGCGGAGATTGTGGGTGTGTTTAGCGTATAAATTGAGACAATCGGTTAAAAAATGTAGTAGATGGGAACAGTGAGAGAGGCGGTGAATACAAACAGGGGGACTATTTTATAAATTAAACAAGTGCGGAATCAAAAACATTGAAACCGCACTTGATTATCTTTCAATTTACGAACAATACGAAAATCAGAAACATATTGAATCTAGCATGGAGCGCAAAAAAGTTGTTGCTGTGTTCTGCAAGGTAACGTTCGCACCGTTGAAATAGCTATTCAAACAATGAAGAGGGCTATTTAGTTACCAATCTTTTTTCTGCGCCTGCATTCCTGTGCTGTTTATGTAATCAGATAAGCTTTTTTGAAGATTATTAAAATAGTCCGGAATGTTTTGAAGATAATTTTTATATCCACCTTTTATGGAACCATCCTTTTTAAAAAAGCCGCTGGTTGAATTATCTGTCATTAACCCTCTCCATCCGCCTGAAGTATATTGTGAAGGTTTTACATATTCTTCAAGTTGTGCTATATCAAATTTGTATTTATTATCTTTAAATGATACTTCAATCTGATACCTTACATCAAAACACACAGGTAATCCGAGTGGAGAATAACAATACAAATCCGATTTAATTCCTTCTAATCGAACATAATCGTCTTTGATATTGGCTTTAATAACTTCTCGTGGGTTGTTATATGTTTTGTTTATCCATTCTATTGTTTTTTCATACAGCATAGAAGCGCTTTTTTGAGGAGCGTCAATTACCAGATAATCTGTAAAACCATCCTTATTTAGTACAAACTCTGTACTTTGTGAATAAGAATATATTGAAAAAAATAGAAATGCTGTGAGTATTACTTTCTTCATGACTTTAATTTTAACAAAGAAAAGCATTTTTTTTACATGGAAATTACGGGATGTCGTAAATATGTTTATCAATAATTTTTATTATTTTAGCGCTTTAGCAAACAACCATGGAAATACTCAGATTTGAAACATTTGATCAAGCAAAAGATTATTTTAGACCATTAGCTTATAATTACTTTGGAAGGTTTTTGTCAGTAAGCAGGGGTATTTTTTGGAATAATTTAACAGAAAAAAACTTACAAGAATTAAAAGATTTAGAGCAAAGACTTGTTGATTTAAAAAGTGAACGTGCGCTCATGTATCACCATACAAAGGCATTTTATAACAAATATGATTTTGAAATATTAGATCAAACAAGCACTCCTATCCCATTTTCTTTAGTAAACTTTATAGACGAACAGATAGAGAATATTAGAGATAAGATATACGATAAAGAGCAATTTTCAAAAGTAATGTCGATAAAAGAACTTATCAACAAGTTACAAGAAACTGACATCAAGGAAAAGCTTACGTTAGAAATTGAAGATCTTGAAGCTGCAAAGAGAGAACAGGAGCTTTCTAAACATTCTGATAAGGATAAGTTCCAGGAAGAAATTGAGTTAGGCAAGCATAGAGCAGAAATGTTTGCAAAACGAACGGACACTTTTCTAAAATTTTTGAATCGTGAATCAATTGCTTCAATTGTAGGTTCTCTTCTCCTATTTATAATGGGAATATGTCTACTTGTAATGATGTTCCTTCAAGAAGAGCCTATAAAAATAATAGAGAGCGCATTTCTCCTAATTTTGGGATACTTTTTTGGGCATTCTAAAAAGAATGATAACACATAATATTTATTTTATTGCATTTTTAATTTTCATTTCCAAATCCTCTTCCCTACTTCTCAAATCCCGGAACCCTTTTTTATCCATTGGTAATTCGCCGTGCAACTTGCAGAATTCCAAGTAATCATTATACAACTTATCATCCCTCATTTTCTCCCTGTGGGCATCAATATACGGGTTTGCAAAGCGTTGTTTATGCTGCTTCCTGCTACTTAAAATGATTGCCCGGACCATAAAAAAGAACCCGACTGCCAAAAAGTAAAATGCTAAAATCATATATAGTGCGAAATTAAATTTTCGTTACGGCTATAAACGACTGATAAACATTTGTTTAACATCATTTTAAACTGAATTATATTAATACAAATTTATATAAAAGAATCCGAATATTTGTATAAGGTAGAATGGATTTTAATGAAGTATGAAATAAATCTTTATGGCGATATTGCCAATGTGGTTTGGTCTGACGGAGAGTACAGGTATATTGATCTGGAATACGTAGACCGAGAACTATCAGCACTTACAGTAGCTGCAGGCGATGAGGTTGTTTTCAACATTCTATGTCGGGGAAAAAGGTGGCTGCTATTATTTATCTTCCGGAGGTAATAAAGAATACGTCTAAAGAATATGTCGATAAAAAATATTGTGCAAGTTGTAATTGAAAAAGCCATCCTGAAACAGGATGGCTTTCGTAGACCCACAGGGATTCGAACCCCAGATGACTGAACCAAAATCAGTAGTGTTACCGCTACACCATGGGTCTGTATTTCTGTACCGCGAAATTAGAAAAATAATTTTAAAAATAAAAGGGATGCAGCAAGATTAATTGATCAAAAATGGGTGTGGTGGCTTTTATTTATTGATAGTCAAAGAATTAATTTTATGATATTTTGTGATCAAAATTCTGACGCAGATGAAATTTGAGTGGGTTTGCAGGAGACAGCTTTGATGGTTAAATCATTTAAATTAAATAAAAATCCTATCTTTGCAAAAAAAAAATTGGGCTCCAAAAGTTGGAGAAACCCATTGATAATCTTGTCCTGAGCTTTGTCGAAGGATTATTAAACATTTTTTTATGTCGAATATTGTCGCAATCGTTGGGCGTCCCAACGTAGGAAAATCCACATTGTTTAACCGTTTACTGGAAAGGAGAGAAGCCATCGTAGATTCTACGGCAGGGGTAACCCGTGACCGTCACTATGGAAAATCCGACTGGAACGGGGTTGATTTTACGGTAATCGATACCGGAGGGTATGATGTGAATAATGACGATGTGTTCCAGGGGGAGATCTCAAAGCAGGTTCAGCTTGCTGTGGATGAAGCTACGTCGATTATCTTCATGCTGAATGTGGAAGAAGGCCTTACCGATACCGATTATGAGATTTATGAGATGCTTCGAAGATCGAATAAACCGGTTTACATTGTCGTAAATAAAGTAGATTCGTCTAAAGAAGAACTGGCCGCTACGGAATTTTACCAATTGGGAATCGAGAAATACTATACTTTATCTTCGGCTACCGGTTCGGGAACTGGTGATCTTTTGGATGATATTGTAAAAGATTTTCCCACTACAGAATATAAAGACCCGTTTGAAGGATTGCCGAAAATCACCATTGCCGGCCGTCCGAACGTAGGAAAATCTACACTAACCAATGCTTTGCTTGATACCGACCGGAATATTGTAACCGATGTGGCAGGAACCACGCGGGACAGTATCCAGACTCTATATAATAAATTCGGTCATGAATTCGTGCTGGTAGACACCGCCGGGATGAGAAGAAAATCAAAAGTTTCCGAGGATCTGGAATTTTATTCCGTGATGCGTTCCATCCGTTCTATTGAATTTTCCGATGTCGTAGTTATTATGGTGGATGCCACTTTAGGATGGGAATCCCAGGATATGAATATTTTCGGACTGGCACAAAAAAACAGAAAAGGAATCGTTATCGTGGTTAACAAATGGGATCTTGTTGAAAATAAGCAGACCAATACCACCCGTGATTTTGAAAAATCCATCAGGGATAAAATCGGACAGTTCAGCGACATTCCAATTCTATTTGTATCGGCACTGACGAAGCAGAGAATCCTAAAAGTAGTGGAAACCGCTATGACGGTATACGAAGACCGTAAAAAGAAAATCAAGACTTCCAAACTGAATGAGGTGATGCTTCCGATTTTTGAAGGAACGCCGCCGCCGGCCAATAAAGGAAAATATATTAAAATTAAATATTGTGTACAGCTTCCGACACCATCGCCGCAGTTTGTATTCTTCTGCAACCTGCCGCAGTATGTGAAGGAGCCTTACAAAAGATTTACGGAAAATCAGCTGAGAAAAGAATTCGGATTTACCGGAGTTCCGATCGAAGTTTATTTCAGACAAAAATAATTTTAGTCCCTTTCAGATTTTCTGAGAGGGATTTTATTCTGTATTAAATTTATATTTTTGATAAAAAGTTTCACAATAATGAATACAGTTGTATTATCAGAACAGTTTTCTCTGGTAAATTCCTGGATCAATGAACTAAGGAATGTTGAGGTGCAGCAGGACAGGATGCGTTTCAGACGAAATATGGAAAGAATCGGCGAGATCGCCGCATTCGAGATCAGCAAAACGCTCGAGTATAAGGAAGTGGATATTCAGACCCCTCTGGATAAGATCAGTGTTAAGGAAATTGCAGTTCAGCCCGTAATCACTACTATTTTAAGAGCCGGAGTTCCTTTATTCGAAGGTTTGCTGAATTATTTCGATAAGGCAGACTGTGGATTTGTGGCCGCCTACCGGAAACATGATGCCAATGATTATTTCTCGATCAAGCAAGATTACCTTACCTGCCCGGATATCGAAGGAAGACCTTTAATCGTCGGAGATCCGATGCTGGCCACCGGTGCGTCGCTGATCGAAGCCATTAAGGATCTGCTGACGAATGGAAAACCGTCATCGCTTCATATTGTAGCTGCCATTGCTTCGAAGCAAGGGGTTGAAACTATTGCCAAAGCTTATTCTGATGCGAAGATCTGGGTTGGGGCAATTGATGAAAATTTAACATCAAAAGGTTACATCACACCAGGATTAGGAGATGCGGGAGACCTGAGCTACGGAGAAAAATTGCAACGGTAATTCAGGAAAGTTTCCAGAAATCTTTCATCAGGTTTAACAATAACGCTGGCCGTACTTTGTCGATAGGATGTTTTGTATCGGGAAGTACGGCCAGACTTGCGGTGGGCAGGCTCCTGTATATTTCCATACTTTCTTCTAGCGTCACCATACTGTCTTTATCGCCTACCATGATCTGGACAGGAATATTGATGGTGGAAATGTTGCCTTTCAGCGGTGGATTTTTACCCAGGGCTATCATCATTTCAGCAACAGCAGGTAACAGTAGTTTCCATTCCGGGCCGTGCTGTTTTTCAAGTAATTCTGCATACTTCGGGACTTTTGTAGCAATAATTTCAGGATTCAGCATGCTGCTTTCTTTTGCAGCCTGTTCTTCCGTCCATTCGAACTTTGTTCCTAATGTCATGATCGAATTGATGTTTTCAGCATGTTGCATTGCGTAGCAGAGTGCCACGTAACCGCCCATGCTGTGCCCCAAAATATAGACGTCTTT from Chryseobacterium sp. SORGH_AS_0447 includes these protein-coding regions:
- the katG gene encoding catalase/peroxidase HPI yields the protein MENTSGDISKCPFHNGSMKEEKKENVAGGGTQNKDWWPDQLRVDILRQHSHLSNPMDEGFNYAEAFKSLDLEAVKKDLHELMTDSQDWWPADFGHYGPLFIRMAWHSAGTYRVGDGRGGAGAGQQRFAPLNSWPDNVSLDKARRLLWPIKQKYGKKISWADLMILTGNIALESMGFKTFGFAGGREDVWEPDMDVYWGTEKTWLGGDLRYSQGSEGVEGHGVLSADDDADGKIHTRDLEKPLAAVQMGLIYVNPEGPDGNPDPVAAAKDIRDTFGRMAMNDEETVALIAGGHTFGKTHGAGPADHVGKEPEAAGIEAQGFGWDNSFKSGKGPDTITSGLEVTWTETPTEWSNYFFKNLFENEWELTKSPAGAHQWVAKNAEAIIPDAFDPTKKHQPTMLTTDLSLRIDPEYEKISRRFYENPEEFADAFARAWYKLTHRDMGPKALYLGPDVPSEELIWQDPIPEVDHALINNSDIEALKSKVLDSGLSVSELVSTAWSSASTFRGSDKRGGANGARIRLAPQKDWEVNNPAQLQKVLGVLENIQREFNEGQTGGKKVSLADLIVLAGSAAVEKAAKDAGHNVIVSFVPGRMDASQEQTDVESMKFLEPAADGFRNYLKKKFSVSTESLLIDKAQLLTLTAPELTVLIGGMRSLNANFDGSSHGIFTQNPGVLSNDFFVNLLDMSTRWKSASADNELYVGTDRKTGEKKWTATRADLVFGSNSELRAIAEVYASADAQQKFINDFVAAWVKVMNLDRFDIK
- a CDS encoding DUF4468 domain-containing protein, which gives rise to MKKVILTAFLFFSIYSYSQSTEFVLNKDGFTDYLVIDAPQKSASMLYEKTIEWINKTYNNPREVIKANIKDDYVRLEGIKSDLYCYSPLGLPVCFDVRYQIEVSFKDNKYKFDIAQLEEYVKPSQYTSGGWRGLMTDNSTSGFFKKDGSIKGGYKNYLQNIPDYFNNLQKSLSDYINSTGMQAQKKDW
- the der gene encoding ribosome biogenesis GTPase Der, giving the protein MSNIVAIVGRPNVGKSTLFNRLLERREAIVDSTAGVTRDRHYGKSDWNGVDFTVIDTGGYDVNNDDVFQGEISKQVQLAVDEATSIIFMLNVEEGLTDTDYEIYEMLRRSNKPVYIVVNKVDSSKEELAATEFYQLGIEKYYTLSSATGSGTGDLLDDIVKDFPTTEYKDPFEGLPKITIAGRPNVGKSTLTNALLDTDRNIVTDVAGTTRDSIQTLYNKFGHEFVLVDTAGMRRKSKVSEDLEFYSVMRSIRSIEFSDVVVIMVDATLGWESQDMNIFGLAQKNRKGIVIVVNKWDLVENKQTNTTRDFEKSIRDKIGQFSDIPILFVSALTKQRILKVVETAMTVYEDRKKKIKTSKLNEVMLPIFEGTPPPANKGKYIKIKYCVQLPTPSPQFVFFCNLPQYVKEPYKRFTENQLRKEFGFTGVPIEVYFRQK
- the upp gene encoding uracil phosphoribosyltransferase; the protein is MNTVVLSEQFSLVNSWINELRNVEVQQDRMRFRRNMERIGEIAAFEISKTLEYKEVDIQTPLDKISVKEIAVQPVITTILRAGVPLFEGLLNYFDKADCGFVAAYRKHDANDYFSIKQDYLTCPDIEGRPLIVGDPMLATGASLIEAIKDLLTNGKPSSLHIVAAIASKQGVETIAKAYSDAKIWVGAIDENLTSKGYITPGLGDAGDLSYGEKLQR
- a CDS encoding alpha/beta fold hydrolase codes for the protein MLDLILLHGALGHSEVFEPFQEELSTYFTVHTPLFSGHGSKVLPENGITVERYAQELHGFILAENLKDVYILGHSMGGYVALCYAMQHAENINSIMTLGTKFEWTEEQAAKESSMLNPEIIATKVPKYAELLEKQHGPEWKLLLPAVAEMMIALGKNPPLKGNISTINIPVQIMVGDKDSMVTLEESMEIYRSLPTASLAVLPDTKHPIDKVRPALLLNLMKDFWKLS